GGAATGCAATAATTCAGTGTCTGTCAGAGCAGAGTTCTGCTTGCCCAGGCAGACTGGAAggaaattgaatgttaaaaatcAATAATGTGCTGTTCATCCCATCCCCATTGTGATGCAGCATTTGCAGGGGGTGGGGACTGACCCAGGAGGCTCCAGGTTCATCACGAAGATGCAGAAATACGGGGTCTTAAAGAAAACCTTTGGAACTGTGCAAGAAAGCCCATCCATAATGCAGCACTCAACCTCTAAAGCCCCTTTGGTGACTGCAGCTACAGCCCACCCTGTAGAAATCCCTTCTAAATCACCAGAGCAACCACTCTATGTGTGCTGTGgcaccagccaggctgggccagggattttggggggacaGATGCCTTGACCAGCATCACCTGTGTCCATGAGCAGCCCCACACAAGTGCTCCTCCTCACCTGGAGAATTTGATGCCATGCAGGCCAGGAGAGCTTCTCCCCTCTCCAGCACGCTCTCAGTCAGGCTCCGGTGGTCAGCCACATCCTTCCTGAACTCCTGGCAAGGCAAGGAGAAGAGCAGCCTTGCTTAGAAGGGTTTTTGAAAGAGACACACCTGTGGCAGGTTACCCAGGGAGCAGTTTCCTCCAAGCAGATTCCTGGTGCTCCCAAATTTGGCTTTGCAAACCCAGTGCACCCTGGACCATTCCAGTGATGCCTGGCTTCCCACTGCTTGCTGCCTGcaaggagagggggaaggaagcagagcaagggtgaCACCCACCAGGTAGCGGTGCAGCGATGCCAGCACGCTCTCGGCATCTGGTGAGGGTGGCACCCAGCTGCCGGTGACATCCGCCACGCTGTACAGCCAACAGATCAGCTCTTCCAGCTGGGAGCAAAACATCTGCTCAACAAAGCATAAAAATGAGGTCATCGATCTATTTCTGCAACAGAGATagggcagggacaggaaaaGGTGAGCCAGTGGTGTTTTGGAAAGCACCTGTTCCTCTCCAACACCAGCACACAAACATCTGTAAGCCTGGGAAACCAAGGGTCAacaggaaaaaggcaaaaattaaCTTAAactcctgcacagctccagcacTCACCGTGTGAGTTTGAAGAATTGAGGGTCACCATGAAATCTCTGCACGGAGAGGTGCTGGAGGCTGGTAGCACCCAGATTGAAGGAAGAGGTTGgcctccaccacctcccagcCCAAGAGATAtcctcaccctcctcctcctcaccggAGCCAGGCAGTTAATTTGCAGTTGCTTTTGCCCAAGGGACTGTCTCATTCAATTAAGtgctttcatttgtttttaaagcatctCAGTAAGTGATTATTTTTGTAAGATGCTGCATGAAACCCAGGAGCCTCTGCTGGCATCAAAATCAGGCTCAagacctgctcctgctcctcaggaGTTTCCCATAAAGCAGTAAGCTTTTCCCTGGCACTGCAATTTGGCATGACAAATACAGAAAAGACCCTTTTAAATCAACAGAGTTATTTCCATAGCAGAGGAGGGGATGAGTTTGCAGCTATGTGCATGATAACGCTCCTGTGCAAACAGCCCAGCATCGTTTCCAAATTCATCCCAGCACTGGGGTGGGAAGAAGATGGAGAGGAGGGTGGGAGCACAGTGGTGGGACAAATTTAATAATCCATAAAATAATCAGGAAACccttcagagctgctgcagctcctgcctcctgcctgcaggatgggtgggctgggggacccagctgagtgccacatccccaCTCAGCCTGGCCTATGACACTGAGCCCCAGGGAAAGCAAGAGTCTTGCTCCATCAGAAGGAATTATCTGCTCTGGTGAGCCCCCCTGCATAAATTACCACCAGCTGCCAGGCGGGGCACATCATGCAGAACGGGAAGCTTTAATTAATCGTGCCATAAAGACAGGCACGTTTTATGTGCAATCTTCCCAGAATAAACTTTATTTCTGGTCTCAGCCTACCTTAACACACTGGACAAGGGACTCACTCTGCTGGCTCTTCTTTGGATGCCCCTTGACCCGTGGTTCATTTAGGTACATCCCATCCAGCGTGTCCCTGAGACCAGATGGTAGACGATGTCCCTGGAGAGGGTCCCTATGGATCCAGCCATATGATTCCATGTTTTCCCAGCTGGGCCTTTGGGAGCCGCGGTGTTGCCACAGCCCATCATAACCCTCAATATTCCCTCTGTTGTCCCTGCCTCTTGCTTCTCCAAAAGGAGCCAACCTGGATGAAAGGGGCTGCCTGCTGGTGCTGTGATGTGGAAGGTTATGGTGGTCATGCCTGGGCATCCTTATAGTTAAGGAAAGATTGGACAAAAAATGAGCCAGCCTTTCCAGCTCCTGTAGTCTCGGAGGCAgggaaagaaattcttcatcACCTTCCCACTCCTTCCTCAGGGGGAACACTCCTGTGGTGGGTAAAAACCTACTGGTGCTTTTTGCCTGCCCTGTGTAGTTTGGGCAGGGGCTCCCTCTGGTAGCCCAGCTTCTCCCATCGCCAGTAGGGCACCCAGGTGAGCTTGGCCCAGCTGATTCCACCCTTACATCCTTAGCAAAACCTCTGGAAGGATGAGAGGAAGCACTCCTTGCAAATGATGCTTTGGCAATAGGTAAAGGTTCACAGTACGAGCCAGCTCCTGAACAGCCTCCTTTTCCAGGCTTCGGGGTGGAGAATCTCTCTGCAGAGGCCACAACCTCCCAAAGaacattttctctgcttccccGAGCCTGCCCAGCTCGGCCATAGATGCTGGTGGACCTGGATGTGCCCtcaggagaagcagaaaagctgtCCAGACCTATTCCTGAGTCGTGGAAGAAAGGCTCCGGCATCCTTCCCAGCTTGTACCACGGCCTCAGCGGGTAAGCATAATCCAGCAAGTCCTCGTACTCTTTGTTGGGGTTCCAGTGGGGTGAGCTGCGGTCCGGGGATGGGGGCAATGAATCCGGAATGGCACAGGCCCAGTAATCGGCTTGGTAGGAGGAGATCTCCCGGATGCGCCCCACGGCGCTGCGGTAATCGAGCAGAGGGCCCAGGGGCTCCCGCctctgcagggccctgccctctgctccccatCGGCAGCACAGGTCCTGAGCAGCCGTGGTggctgcaggagaagggacATCCGTGCTGGCTGGCAAGCTGCCGGACGGCTCCTCGGAGGGGCCGTCCCCTTCTGAGGACAGAGCGGAGAGGCTCAGCACGGAGCGGCTCCGCAGGGCGCTCCCGGGGCTGGGCGGGGTTTGGGGCCGCAGGAGCTCTGGGGTGGAAGGACATGGGGATTGAGCTCCCAGACTTTGTCTCCGAGGGCCAACATGGACATCGTGGTGGCTGCCAGCAAGGATGTTCTCCTCAGCAGAGTTGCgctggctgggagggctggACGCCGGGTCCCAACAGCCCGATGCCTTCACCTGCTCAAGGACGgggtggaaaaggaaagggagagagagatatGCATGAAATGAAGCACAGCACCCGGACAAAAGGCTCCTTTGTGCTGGGATATGGAGATAAAAGCCCAACCCTGGACCTGCCATGAGCTGAGGCTGGAAGTGGAACTCTGTTCCATCTGTGGGatgtcctgcagctgctcagagcagggcttgGTTTTGAGGACAGGCATCTCAAGGGCTTGGGAAGCTGCACGAGTCATTTGGCAGCAAGAGGCTTATTTAAAGAGCACTGTCCTGAGCAAGTTCCCAGCTCTGCACTGGCAACATCGGAATGGAGGCAACATCTTGGGTGTTggagcccaagcccttcctcaCCACCCATCTTATcctgggcaggggtgggcacACTCTGGCTGGGAGAGATGGAAAGCCCTTGCTGGACCAGCCCTGACAAACAAGTCCCCACCTCTCCTGGGAGTTCCTGGTGGTGCAGCAACACCTGCAGGTACAAACCCTCTCACCTGCTGTTCTTCTGAGGAGAGGAACCAGTGGCCAACTCGACGAGGCACAGGGCCACCATCAGCAGCTCTATCCATTAACGCCCCTTTCCCTGAGGGGTTTGCTCTTGCTCTGGGAAATCCAGGTGCAGAGGCTGAAGACACTTCTGGGTGGCAGCTTGAGCCTCCCTGGGTAACACCAGTGGCCATGTGACTCTGTCTGCTCACTGCCACGCTCTCTGTCCCTTGCAGGCTGGGCTTGGCTTCCTCTGTCCCCAAAAGCCGGTGcaggctccctgccagctccgGGAAGTCCGTCTCCACATCTGCGCTGTCCCACCTCCCATCGCCCTCGGCCTTCCCGCTCAGTGAGGCTTCAGAAGGTGACTTTCCCACATCCACAGCCATCAGGACAGAGCTTCTTCCACAGGACGATGCTGAGCCTCGGGCTCTCTGAAATGCACAGCACACAGCAATGGCATCTCACCATCCCCCCTTGTCTCCATGCCAAAAACTGGGTTTGCCCAATAACGAAAAGCTTAAGCATGGCCTGGGTGAGACCCCGAAATTCATAAAGAAGCATCTTGGTATGTCACGTGGGacagcagaaagagaaaacactcACATCTCAGCAGCATTTCCTGGTTTTGAGGATGTGACACACCAGGAaaatctcattccaaccctggccatgccaggaaCAAACCTGGGCTTTATACCTTGCTGGCACTGGAGTCCTGCACTGATGGCCAATGTCACCAACATTTTGTGCACCatgaggtcactgggcctgaatGAGACACCATTAACTCAGACACAAAGCACCTACTGGTGTGGCTGAGCCCTGAAGGCTGTTGGAGTGGAAAGCTGAGCGTTTTTTTAAGATACAAACCCAGAACCTTGAAGTGGAAGCCACCCAGAAGCAAGAAGCAGCTATAAAAAGTTAGAGGGGGAGGTAGGAGGCTGTAAAACTCAAACctggagctcagctctgcagcttctACCTCAATTCATGAAATTAACTCTCTGGGAAATTAATTTATGGAAATGCTTGCACTCGCTTGGGCTTgagtgaggagctgctgcaggacaacccctgAGCCAAATCAAGGAGACTCAACACATCCTCTTCCAACAATTCCAGCCCAGACCatggtgctggcagcagggaaacGTCAGCAGAGTGATTTTGCTGGTAGTCCCCCAGCTAGTGCCAGCAGAGACCAGCCAAGGGAGCATCAACAGTaaacacaacaaaaagaaaaaaaaaaaaaaagaattcccaaacaatatttggaagtgggaaACAAGTTGATGCTCACTCCCTCCATCAGCTCTTTTGTCACAGTCTCGTTTTATgacccacccctccctcccacaAGCGGGGTTTTCCCACGGGCTTGGGAACAAAGAGCGGCGGGAGGACGCGCCGGCTCTCCAGGGGAAACCAAATCCCCAGCGCAGGCACAACCTGTGGCAGCTCCCGCAGCcgcctgtcccctccccagagCCGGCAGCTGATCCCGCACGGCAGCAGCTGCCGAGGGGACGAGCACAGCCCGAGCTCCGCCAGCCCTCACCCAGCGGCCCCCAGCCCACAcctggacccccccccccattccacTCCTTACATTGCTACCAAAGCCAACCCTACGCACATCCCGTTATCTGAAATGgatggcactgctctctgctgCCCTCAGAAAGGTCCTGTTTCCACACAAAGAAGTGGGGTTGTCGTAAAAAACGGAATCAATAAAGCTACCCTTGTTAGGTGGCTTAAAAATACAcatataaaagaaagaaaaggttaaCAAGGCATCAAAGCAGCCTCTAAAGTTTAAAAGTGAATGTGCTGTATGTAACTAACAACCAAGCTCAGGACAGCCTTATTTTTCAGAAGATGCCATGTTAAATTCAAAGGGATTTGAACATCTTTACCTCCAGCAGATTTAGTGGTTTGAGTCAGGTGACAGCCCAGTAAAAACAACTGTAAAAACATCGAAGTTTGACCTTAAATCTGAAAAGCATGTGTTAGGcaacataaaataaaacttaCAGGTCAAGACCCACCTGTTATTTTCCTAACTGTGTGGAGGAGGGCAAATATTCTGAACTTAAGATCATTTGTTATCTTACAGAGGCAGCATGCAGTGATTTACATTCCTACGATGCCAttggtctttaaaaaaagagcaaGTGCTGGCTCACAGGTTCATTAAATCTCCAGAAGCTAATTGGATGCTGAAGAGAAACCAGGAAACCTGCCAACACACAGGAGTGAGAGTAAATCTGCTTACTGCAGGATTTGTAAGGGTATTTAAAGAGACACCAGAGATCTCACTGCATTTCCCAAAGTCTCTAATTCAGGCAGCTGATTTCAGTTAACTTCAGAGGGAGCTGGATATCCAAACCACACCCGGACACAAACGAGACGGGGATGTCACACACATCCACACACAGAACAATCGGGCAAAAAGTCGTATTTAACAACAAAGTGAAAACACTGCTGCCACTAAGTGCAACTCCCAACCACACGAGCGTCTAGAAAACGAGGTTTCTCACCATTTTCCAACAAGCCTACAAAAATTCAGAGGTCAGGTTGCCCGTGGCAGCGACGCATCCAGATTAACCCTCGCGACAGGAAGAAGCAATCCCAGATCCTCGGGCAGGACTGAGGAGGGATGTACGACCACAGCTTTAGGCACGGTGGAAACTTTCCACTGGCCTCAAAAGCACAGGGAAACAGCCCAAACTCCCAGCTACAGCCAAGCCCTCAATTGTCTCCCAGAAATGGTACTCGCGGCCGTGTTTTTAGATAACAGAGGAAGACAGTGGGGCTGCTTCATTCATTTCAAAGGGAAGGTCCGCAGGGATCTCTCCTGAAAAGCGATCCCTGAGCTTTTTCACGCCATCAGAAGGGCCCTGCCGGCCAAGGCGCAGCACAAAGCCCGGCGGACAAGGAGGGCTCTGTCCAAGGAGGGGCTCCCTCTGCCCGTGCGTATGGCTTGGCTGATGGAATTCAGTGAGCGCAGCGGCTGCCGATGGAATTTCCGTCTCCCTCCAGCTCCGCTTTGGCTGGGGAGCATttctggggttgttttggggaaaACCCACACCGCTCTCGCCCCTCAGGCCTGCGGGATCTGCGGGTTGCTATTTTCTGCTCCTTTCCTCGCCCgccactggaaaaaaatggcAATTAAACATAAAGACCAGAAATAAAGGCAAAGAAGCCGAGGAGGCGCCGcacccgggggtcccgggccaCTTTCCCTTTGGAATCCCGGTACCCTCaggacacccccgggacccccctcacGCCGCGCCCCGGCCCTCACTCACCGAGCGGCgaccccgccccgccccctccgcgcCAGCAGCCAATGGCAGCGCCGGGTGCGTCAGCACGCGCGCCCCCGCCACCCGACAGCCAATGGGAGCGGAGctcggggcggccccgccccgcggctgGCGCTGAccccgcgccggccccgccccccgagcagccctggccccgccccctgagCCGCCCCGGGCCCGGATCCGCCCCGGCCTctctcggccccgccccgccccgcccgcggccgggccgggtcCCGCTGGGCCCCGGGAACCTGCGGAGCGTCTTGAGGGGCTTGTGTAAACAACAGGGTGTTTCCTTGTACCCCTATTGTACCTTCCCGtggctcagctgtgccctggctgCAAACCGGCTGAAACTGGCGCTGCGCGAGCCACGACTGCCCGCGCCATGGCGAAGGGATCCCGGTATCCTCAGGCACGGCTGCAGGAGGCAGTCCCGGTGCAAGACCTCCCTCCGGTGGCCTGTCCTagggatgatccctgtgggacgCCGGCCGTGCTCTGCCCTCGGGGCAGCTTTCTGGGAAGATCGCCATGCCACACTTTAAAGCAGGCTGCTCTGGGGTTTGTATCTGGCCAGACCTTTCTTTGGTGGCTGGAGTGGACATATCCTGACAAGTTCTCGTCATGTGCAAATACAAACCTTTCTCCATTGGCTTAttctgttgtgggtttttttgtccatGTCACCTGGATCCTGGAGATTATTTCTTAGATAATGCAGAGATTTTCCAGAGGTCAAGTATCTCATAAAGTGCTTTATGGACAACAATGTTCCTAGCTTTAGGCCAGGAAGGACCAAAGAGACATCCTGGGTTTGCTTATCAGTttggcagcagggtgagggggaCAGTACAGGTACCCCAAGTCCCTGGCTAGTGCTTTGATGCTGGCCACAGTCCTTGGCCCTGCAGTGTGCTCCACCTCTGCCATCCCAGTGTTATGGTCCAGATTCCCAGTGGCTGTGAACTGGGTTCATTCTGCTGCACCCAGTGGAGCCAGCCCCATTTACATCCTGGCAGATCTTGCTTTTTCTCCCAGGAGAAACACAGTGGGAATATGTTTTCcagggctgcttcaggaagaGGAGCTGTAACGCTGCGGTATAACGTGGTGGGTGCTCTCAGAAGCACTCACAGCCAGGAAAAAGCCCAAATCCCCTCTGTTCCTGTGTAATATTTctgtgtttggggtttctttgatGAATGCTACAGCAAGTCTCCCGGCAGGCTGCACATCCCTCTGTCCCGGATGTGCACACTTTTTCGAGAGTTGGCTTCTCATTGGAATTCACACAGGCAAAGCCCTTGTGAAAGAAAATCCctttaaaatattgtttattGCTTATTCTCCAGGGAGCCGCTTGCCTGCCAGTAGAGGCCGTGCTGATTTCAGGCGAGTGGAAAGGCGGAAGCAAACACGGATGGGCCATGATTCATCCCCAGGCTGGGCTGTTTTTAGCCGGTTTAGATTACTCGGGAGTTGCCAGGCATTGTTCTGGGAGCTGAATAGCACCCGGCTGCGGGCTCGGCCCCGGCAGGAAAGGTCCGCGTCCTGTTCCTCCCCCGATCAAACAAGTGCCAGGATGTCTGCGGGAACAGCCAAAGCGCCGACAAATCTTTCCCCTCCCCTTGGGCTTGGGCTGCGTGGGTGTCAATAAACAAGGGGGGAATCAACTGGTGATCTAAAGGAGAGATTATTTAAGAAATTCAGGGGGGAAATAACGATTTTCTTCTGCTGGCGTCTGGCCCTCTTTGTTAGGAACTTCGCTGAAGAGAAACTGGCCTATTTGATCTATAATATGGGGTCAACCCAGCCAAACTCCCACCCGAAGTCACCCAAGGCTGGCAAAGATTAACAAGGATATTTTCTTGCTGATTTGAGACCTCAGGATTCTTTCAAACTTGTTCTTTTCCCAGCaaagacaaattatttctcTGCACCTGCGGATGTGACAATTCAGCAGTAATCTCCGTATCTATGACATGAAGTAGAGCTTCCTTATGATGATCAGATTTGAAAGCAGTGTATTTCTGATATATGAGAAGCTACCTTTTTGGTGGGAATATCCATGGTTTTTGTACAGAACTGGATCCATCATGAACACCAGCTGTATGTACTCAGTTTTAATATGCCCCTAAGTGCAGTGACCTGCAGTTATCCAGAGTCTTTGGCAcatcagtttttttctttctacccTGAATGGTTTCACGCTACAAGTCAGACAGCCAGCTCTCTGGGATGAAACCTGAAGCCTGGAGGTGCACCATATGTTCTTGCATAGCATCTGAACTATCTTCAGCATCAAATTTCAGTCTTGCAATGCAAATATTTGGGATGGATGAGACGTCAGCAAATGCAGGACTTGGACCTAACCTATCTGTTCCCAGAGCATTGATAACAATACTAATTAGTCTTTGTACAAACTGCTCGGGATGCTGTTTGCTCTGCCTAACCTTTCTCTGAAAGTTGTTTGCAGGTGTTTGTCCTTCTCTTCTCAAGGCTAACAactattttcctttccccagaAGTCAGGATTGCCACATCTTGGACCATTCTCTTTGTTCTCATCTCGTTTCTCATTCTTTGGGCCACATTTCTTTGAAACTCAACACTGATCCAaagctccagcatgggcttggCTGTACTTAGGCAGAACCGGTGTGGTAGTCCAGGCTGTGATCCTGCTTACACACCCTGGAACAGGATCTGCCTTGTTCACAGCACAGGAGTCCTGCTTCTGACTGCCTGTAACTTTGTGATCCTGCTCCTTAACCTACAGTTTCCCACCAGTATTAGTGCAGGTAATTACTCTTATCTAGATTAATTCTTTCCAGCTTCTGTTTCCCAGACTCTGTCAGTTTTTCTGGTGTTGCTGTGAATTTCAGCCCTAcacttttccattttcccagGCCTTCTTCTCCACCTGCCGATTTTCTCTGTTCTGACATTTGAAGTCACTAATCAGCTACTTATGGTCCTGGAACTACAGCAGGCTCCCGAGGAATCCAGTCATTCAGCTGGACAGCTGCTCTGGTAATGCCTAAATAAGCAGGTTCAAGCATAACCACATTGCTTTAGCTTCTTTATAAAGCCATGGGAAGACTTGCCTGAAGCCTGCACACTTCCCATCACTCCTCTAGATCATCACTGCACCAACTGAATACTTCCTAAGAAAGGTAGCTGGtgctttttcttcctgattTCGGAGAAGCACCCAAAATTACGACCTAAGCACACCCATGGCAGCTGACAAAGGAAACATGTAAAGCAGGATTAAGGAAGAACAGAGGGAAAACTAGAGTGACAAGTATTTTAGCGTCAGCATAGAAGTGCGGAGTTGGGTGCGTTGTCCAGTGCTAGCAGCTGGGCAATTTGAGTCGTTTTACCACTTGTTTGCACAGCTGGACCGAGTGGTAGGATTTAGCCCAAGGAAAAGGTCAAACAGAAATTGCACTTCTCCTTTCTGGCCACACGATGTGCCCATCACACCACGAACAGCCTGGCCAGCCCGCCAGCAATAACAGATGTAGCCACAAAGGTGGGGTTCCAGGGGTTTGTATTCCCTCACAGCACCGCCTTACCTCTACCCAGGCCCTCTAAAACACTCATACAGCTGCAGACCAGGGCCAGGCGCCATGGAGCAGAGGGGGGTGATTGGAATGGAGCTGGTGTGGTCCAGATGCTTTGCCTTTGAGGAAGGTGATAAGTTGCTGTGAAAGAAATAGGAGCCGAGTGGTCAAGAGGTAGTAGCAGCTTTTCATCAGTGTGAATTATAACAGACAGTGAATAATTGGAATTAAGTTTTCTTATTAAATGTGAGATTTTACTTCTGCTCTCGGTGGGGAAATGTGAGCGACTTCTTTTTCATTCCAGTTGCTGGGGTGTCTTGGCCCTTTTGAGCAGCACCAAGAAGCTCTTCAAAACCAGAGCTGGGATCTGCAGGAACCAGTCGTCAGCACAGAGATTTGTAACAGAAATACTGGGATTGGTACAAATTAAAATCTGTTTATGTAAGTGCCAGAAgaaacagcagggctggggggaggtaAGAACGGCTTGAATTTATGACAAATGACACCAGAAGAGAATTTGGGACTGATAATTTGAGCCATTGCACACACACCTCACTTGACGGAGAGCCTCCTCTCTGACAGCAGGAGGATGGCAACACATCACATCTGCCATTCCCCTCCCTTGCAGCCAGGCAGGAAGAGAGACTGCAGCAAAGGATCATCACAGAACAACTATTGATTGTTAAACAACTGCCCCAAAACTGGGAGGTTTAGTGAAGAATTCACAAGCATCATCCCTTGTGGTTATGTTGCACACAAGTGATTGGGGCTGGACTGAACTTGTTGCTTGAGAGTGAATGAAATCTGTAGTGCAGGTGGCTAAAATGAgcttaaaatgtaaataaataccATATTCCCTTTCTGTGAGATCCCCTACAATGATTCACTGATACTTCAAAGCTCATAATGGGGACATAGCAGAGATCTGACTTTCAACAAACCTACAGGTTTTAAAGGTGACCAGGTAGTGCAGCTGTACCACACAACCTGTGTGAATCAAACCATTCATTATGGGGCAGAACAAATGGTATTGTCTTCTGTTTAATTCACAAAGCACTTCCCTATAATTCTATCTACCTTAATCAGACAAACtggggattaaaaaaaaggactaaTCTGCTCATTGGCCATAATTAGATTTCCTCTGCAAATATTAAGTTAGAACAATAGCAGTGGCTTTGgtaataaatttacttttaaatgcttttcttcATGTGAATGAGAAATGTGTGTTGCCTGCCTAGAGCTTCTTAGAGGAAAGAAGTGAGGAGCATTTCcccaaaaatacttttttctcttaaaaaaaaaaaaaagaaattaagaaattgGAAAGCAGGTGGCCAGATTTGTATGTGGTGGTAGAAAACCAGAATAAAATCATTAAACTTTAATTCGAACTTATCCAACTTTTATCTCTTTGTTGAAACATCATAGGAAACTTTATCTCTTTATCCATAATAATACCTAACAAGTGCTAATAATgtctggctggaggcagctgggacTCAGTTTAAGGCTTAGCTTAGTTCTCATTAAAGATAAGCAATCATTCCACCTTTTCCATGGGTCTCATAAAACTTCATGGGTTTCAAATGGCAAGTCACTATGGCTCTGATAATCACCTGAGAAGACTTCAGAaaacctgtatgcaaagctgaCATGTGAATGGCTCCAGGCTCTGGTCCCAGAGGATATCTCCCTGCTCTAGCATTCCTCCAGATATCCCCTCAGGGGTTCAGCCAAAGACACAACCATGGGGTCAGAAAGGCTTTTGGGAAACCACCACATGGATGGTTTTGTAAGATTCACATACCAGGGCCTAACACCGGTCACAATTTGTAAGTCATATACGAGCAGGTCCTTCAAATTATGCTTCTTTCTTTTGATGCTTGCAATTCTTGCAAATTTTGCCCCCTTGTTTATTTGTTCTGGGAGTTTAATGCTCTCAACTAACCGACCTACACTTACAAAGTAGatgtttttccctggatttgtgATGTTATGTGTGTGCATCTCAGGACAGAATCCACCCTTTGGAGATATATAAGCTTTTCATGGAAAAGCTGTATCAAACCCACTTAGATGGCAAACCCAAGCCCTCAGTTCTGAGACCAGCACACTGCTTGGATGGACTGTGTAGCAAATCTAAAATGACCCTGAACTTACCAGCCCAGCTGCCTACTGAAAAGCATTTCTGAATGATTACTCCCATTCCTCAATCCTTCTCCAAGGAACCAAGTCTTGGAAGAAGGGCAACAGGCGTGTCTGTCAGCCCTTCTACCCCACCACTGCATAACTACTAGTCCAGGCTCTCCCAAAGCCCCTTCAGAGCCCAGTACCTGTGCAGAGGGCTTGGAGAAATGCTGGCAGGGAAAGGGTTAAATGCTGGCAATCAGTGACACCAGCATGCCAACAAAGGGCACGGTCTGGGAAAGTGGAACCAAACACCAAGGTGCACAATTCTCATCCAGGGGCATTTCCAGAGGAGTCTTTGCTCAGGTG
This Aphelocoma coerulescens isolate FSJ_1873_10779 chromosome 3, UR_Acoe_1.0, whole genome shotgun sequence DNA region includes the following protein-coding sequences:
- the CEP68 gene encoding centrosomal protein of 68 kDa isoform X1, with amino-acid sequence MRARGSASSCGRSSVLMAVDVGKSPSEASLSGKAEGDGRWDSADVETDFPELAGSLHRLLGTEEAKPSLQGTESVAVSRQSHMATGVTQGGSSCHPEVSSASAPGFPRARANPSGKGALMDRAADGGPVPRRVGHWFLSSEEQQVKASGCWDPASSPPSQRNSAEENILAGSHHDVHVGPRRQSLGAQSPCPSTPELLRPQTPPSPGSALRSRSVLSLSALSSEGDGPSEEPSGSLPASTDVPSPAATTAAQDLCCRWGAEGRALQRREPLGPLLDYRSAVGRIREISSYQADYWACAIPDSLPPSPDRSSPHWNPNKEYEDLLDYAYPLRPWYKLGRMPEPFFHDSGIGLDSFSASPEGTSRSTSIYGRAGQARGSRENVLWEVVASAERFSTPKPGKGGCSGAGSYCEPLPIAKASFARSASSHPSRGFAKDVRVESAGPSSPGCPTGDGRSWATRGSPCPNYTGQAKSTSRFLPTTGVFPLRKEWEGDEEFLSLPPRLQELERLAHFLSNLSLTIRMPRHDHHNLPHHSTSRQPLSSRLAPFGEARGRDNRGNIEGYDGLWQHRGSQRPSWENMESYGWIHRDPLQGHRLPSGLRDTLDGMYLNEPRVKGHPKKSQQSESLVQCVKMFCSQLEELICWLYSVADVTGSWVPPSPDAESVLASLHRYLEFRKDVADHRSLTESVLERGEALLACMASNSPALKDTLGLIAKQSEELESHAEHLYESILAALRGRDALQDEGGAAHGCSMGAASVRPRLH
- the CEP68 gene encoding centrosomal protein of 68 kDa isoform X2; protein product: MAVDVGKSPSEASLSGKAEGDGRWDSADVETDFPELAGSLHRLLGTEEAKPSLQGTESVAVSRQSHMATGVTQGGSSCHPEVSSASAPGFPRARANPSGKGALMDRAADGGPVPRRVGHWFLSSEEQQVKASGCWDPASSPPSQRNSAEENILAGSHHDVHVGPRRQSLGAQSPCPSTPELLRPQTPPSPGSALRSRSVLSLSALSSEGDGPSEEPSGSLPASTDVPSPAATTAAQDLCCRWGAEGRALQRREPLGPLLDYRSAVGRIREISSYQADYWACAIPDSLPPSPDRSSPHWNPNKEYEDLLDYAYPLRPWYKLGRMPEPFFHDSGIGLDSFSASPEGTSRSTSIYGRAGQARGSRENVLWEVVASAERFSTPKPGKGGCSGAGSYCEPLPIAKASFARSASSHPSRGFAKDVRVESAGPSSPGCPTGDGRSWATRGSPCPNYTGQAKSTSRFLPTTGVFPLRKEWEGDEEFLSLPPRLQELERLAHFLSNLSLTIRMPRHDHHNLPHHSTSRQPLSSRLAPFGEARGRDNRGNIEGYDGLWQHRGSQRPSWENMESYGWIHRDPLQGHRLPSGLRDTLDGMYLNEPRVKGHPKKSQQSESLVQCVKMFCSQLEELICWLYSVADVTGSWVPPSPDAESVLASLHRYLEFRKDVADHRSLTESVLERGEALLACMASNSPALKDTLGLIAKQSEELESHAEHLYESILAALRGRDALQDEGGAAHGCSMGAASVRPRLH